ACGAAGATTTTAGAAGAAGCAATAAGGCATGGGTTAGTAAATGCAGAGGAAGTATTCATAGATTCCACTCACGTAAAAGCAAGTGCCAATAAGAAAAAATATACAAAAGAAATAATAGAACAAGAAGCCAAGACTTACCAAGAAAAACTAGAAGAAGAAATAAACAAAGATAGAGAAGCTCATGGAAAAAAGCCATTAAAGAAAATCAAGACGATAAAGACGAAAGAAGTAAAAGTAAGCAAAACAGACCCAGATAGTGGAATGTTAAACAAAAATGAAAAAGAAAAATGTTTTGCATATTCCTTTCACACAGCCTGCGATAAAAACGGATTTGTATTAGGAGTAAAAGTTGAAGCAGCGAATGTACACGACAGCGTAATGTTTGAAGAAGTACTAAAAGAAGTTGAAAATAGGGTAGGAAAACCGAAAGCAATAGCAGTAGATGCAGGATACAAAAATCCGTACATATTAAAGACAATATTTGATAGAGAAATAATACCAGCAGTGCCATACACAAGACCAAAAACAAAAGACGGTTTTATGAAGAAACATGAGTTTGTGTATGATGAATATTATGACTGTTACATATGCCCGCAGAATGAAATACTAACATATGTTACAACCAATAGAGAAGGATATAGAGAATACAAATCAAACCCAGAAAAATGTAAAAACTGTCCTTTAAGAGAAAAGTGTACCCAAAGTAAAGACTACACAAAGAGGATATTCAGGCACATATGGGAAGGATATGTAGAAGAAGCAGAACACCTAAGGCATACACCTTACTGTAAAGAAGTATATGAGAGAAGGAAAGAGACAATAGAGAGAGTGTTTGCAGATTTAAAGGAGAAGCATGGTTTGCGATGGACAACATTAAGAGGGAAAGAAAAATTGTCCATGCAAGCGATGCTTGTTTTTGCTGCCATGAATTTAAAGAAAATGGCCTTATGGTTATGGAGGAAGGGCAAAGGGCCCTTTGACATTTCAAAACTTTATCCATTATTTGGAGTTTTAAAGAAAATTTTATCCAGATATATACAGCCCCTGTTTTCGGTACTAAGAAAACAGGGGCTAAAATTTTACTTTGTCAACAAACTGGTGCAAATAAAATTATTTGCTTTTTTGTATAAATACTATAGATGAGAAAAATTGATAACAAATATTACCATAAAATAGATGCACTACACCTATGCTAACTGTAGTTCTGCTAAAATTTCATCAATAGGTACTTTATTATTAGCTCGCTCATACAGCCATTGAACACGCTGCTTTTGTACTTCTTTGCGTACCATTTTTATTCCTTGCCCAAATTTGCAATATTCGTCGCCTGAAGTCGTACAATACAGGTATGTCAATGATATAAGCCATAATAATCTATCTATTGATTTTGTTGATCGTACTTGATATGTATTTAGTCCAAGATTATTCTTTGTCTGCCTAAAGAATATTTCTATAGGCCATCTTTGACTGTAGTAATTTAGAATAGTCTCGGTATCTAATTCAGTATCAGTACAGATAAATGCATGTAGAGCATTTTCATTTTTAAAAGCTTTCTCAGGCCAGCACAATACTACTACAGCATTATCTATGCCATTTAAGGCTCCTTCATAGCGATATACCCAGTAATTAGAACCGTTTACTGTAACGAGGCAAACTTCGTTCTTTTCGATATATTGGGCAAAATCTTTTATCTGAATTCTGATGCCTTGTGGATAGATAATCCTGTTAGTTTTTAATGCTCCTATGAGATGGTATCCTCTTTCGAAATGTGCTTCTATTACTTTTTTGTTTATGTACCATGAATCACATAGTCCATATGCTGGTCCTTTAGGTATTGGAAGCATAGATACCATTTCACATATTCTTTCGATTTTGCTTTTGCCACCTTTTTCATAGCGCTCAATGCAGTAAGGTAATACCACATTGCCGCAAGATAGCATCATGGTAAGAAGTTGATGTCCCCAAACTTGCTTCCCTTTTAAATGTGATTGATGGAATCCTGTTGCCTGGATAGTATGTTTAGCCTGTAACGAAGGCTTTGTCTTC
The sequence above is a segment of the Thermoanaerobacter ethanolicus JW 200 genome. Coding sequences within it:
- a CDS encoding IS1182 family transposase — encoded protein: MLTKKQDARHQIEFVSIDQLVPKDHLLRKIEKVIDFSFIYDLVKDKYSEDHGRPSIDPVVLIKILFIQYLFGIPSIRRTIAEIKTNVAYRWFLGYGLTEEIPHFSTFSQNYIRRFKGTDIFEKIFTKILEEAIRHGLVNAEEVFIDSTHVKASANKKKYTKEIIEQEAKTYQEKLEEEINKDREAHGKKPLKKIKTIKTKEVKVSKTDPDSGMLNKNEKEKCFAYSFHTACDKNGFVLGVKVEAANVHDSVMFEEVLKEVENRVGKPKAIAVDAGYKNPYILKTIFDREIIPAVPYTRPKTKDGFMKKHEFVYDEYYDCYICPQNEILTYVTTNREGYREYKSNPEKCKNCPLREKCTQSKDYTKRIFRHIWEGYVEEAEHLRHTPYCKEVYERRKETIERVFADLKEKHGLRWTTLRGKEKLSMQAMLVFAAMNLKKMALWLWRKGKGPFDISKLYPLFGVLKKILSRYIQPLFSVLRKQGLKFYFVNKLVQIKLFAFLYKYYR
- a CDS encoding IS701 family transposase gives rise to the protein MSHNKRITENSSIIQYLMKLNFALYFTKPVIRHILEFIIAATQKGYSGTVTDIVNLSLANCHRTTFGKFLSQGVWNIEYAWRAIRREVIRIIFELSQTSNKPIFVIFDDTIAEKTKPSLQAKHTIQATGFHQSHLKGKQVWGHQLLTMMLSCGNVVLPYCIERYEKGGKSKIERICEMVSMLPIPKGPAYGLCDSWYINKKVIEAHFERGYHLIGALKTNRIIYPQGIRIQIKDFAQYIEKNEVCLVTVNGSNYWVYRYEGALNGIDNAVVVLCWPEKAFKNENALHAFICTDTELDTETILNYYSQRWPIEIFFRQTKNNLGLNTYQVRSTKSIDRLLWLISLTYLYCTTSGDEYCKFGQGIKMVRKEVQKQRVQWLYERANNKVPIDEILAELQLA